Proteins from a single region of Sphaerochaeta globosa str. Buddy:
- the murQ gene encoding N-acetylmuramic acid 6-phosphate etherase, producing MQSSLPTTEQRNPASYRIDTKSTLEILSIINEEDRKVPLAVGDCISVIASLVDDVVLSFKKGGRLFYIGAGTSGRLGVLDASECPPTFGVPPTMVQGIIAGGLPALTNAIESAEDNATAGVLELQGRSFTKDDVLVGITASGQAPYVIGAMAWAQSIGAKVGAISCNEHSAVFDHADHKIYVAVGAEIITGSTRMKSGTAQKLVLNMITTASMIRIGKVYNNLMVDLLPLNAKLVDRAKRLIIEVTGCSRVEAEDLYKHSKGNIRVASLMHMLKVDALEARRLLDESDGSINRALDKKGVSV from the coding sequence TTGCAATCATCACTGCCTACCACCGAGCAACGAAACCCGGCTTCCTACCGTATCGATACCAAGTCCACCCTCGAGATTCTTTCCATCATCAACGAGGAGGACCGCAAGGTCCCCCTTGCGGTGGGTGATTGTATTTCGGTCATTGCCAGTCTCGTTGACGATGTGGTGCTCTCCTTCAAGAAAGGCGGCAGGCTCTTTTATATTGGAGCAGGGACTTCAGGAAGGCTTGGCGTGCTCGATGCCTCTGAGTGCCCTCCCACATTCGGCGTTCCGCCTACGATGGTGCAGGGCATTATCGCAGGGGGCTTGCCTGCCCTTACCAATGCGATAGAGTCGGCAGAGGATAATGCTACGGCGGGAGTACTGGAGCTTCAGGGCCGTTCCTTCACCAAGGACGATGTGCTGGTGGGCATTACAGCTTCCGGCCAGGCACCCTATGTGATCGGGGCCATGGCGTGGGCACAGAGCATTGGGGCCAAGGTGGGAGCGATAAGCTGCAATGAACACTCAGCGGTATTCGACCATGCCGACCATAAAATCTATGTGGCGGTGGGGGCCGAGATTATTACCGGCTCGACACGCATGAAGTCAGGTACCGCTCAGAAGCTGGTGTTGAATATGATTACCACCGCCAGCATGATCCGCATCGGCAAGGTGTATAACAATCTGATGGTGGATTTGCTTCCGCTGAATGCGAAGCTGGTGGACCGCGCCAAGCGCCTCATTATTGAGGTTACCGGGTGCTCCCGAGTCGAGGCAGAGGACCTGTATAAACACAGTAAGGGCAACATCCGCGTAGCATCGCTGATGCACATGCTCAAGGTGGATGCCCTTGAGGCCAGACGGCTTCTGGATGAGAGTGATGGGAGCATTAACCGCGCTCTCGATAAGAAAGGGGTGAGCGTGTGA
- a CDS encoding carbohydrate ABC transporter permease, translating into MITDLRYKGSSLGKRLFITVCLAGMSLYVILILYPLLNMVLSSFKTNRAILTTPFSLPKAFSFATYKTVWIDKGFNRYFTNSLLVTTISMGLVLLFGSMASYGISRYTYKLNTVVYMLFLSGIMLPLKAAIIPLFLLIKTLGLINNPLSVILIFLAMALPSTVFILAGFMKGIPLELEYAAKIDGCHDFAIYRLVVMPMVAPAVALVTIYNAVPIWNDFFFPLVFLQSDKVKTLPVGLSTFFGQHSTNWSLLFTGLSIAILPMLVLYLFMSKYFIKGMTAGAVK; encoded by the coding sequence ATGATCACCGACCTGCGCTACAAAGGCTCCTCGCTGGGAAAGAGATTGTTCATCACAGTCTGTCTTGCAGGCATGTCACTCTATGTCATTCTCATTCTCTATCCCCTGCTGAACATGGTGCTCTCTTCGTTTAAGACCAACCGGGCCATCCTTACCACCCCGTTCTCACTTCCCAAGGCTTTTTCCTTCGCTACCTATAAGACGGTGTGGATCGACAAGGGCTTTAACCGCTACTTCACCAACAGCTTGTTGGTTACCACCATTTCCATGGGCTTGGTGTTGCTGTTCGGTTCCATGGCTTCCTATGGTATCAGCAGGTATACGTATAAGCTGAATACGGTCGTGTATATGCTGTTTCTCAGCGGTATCATGCTGCCACTGAAGGCAGCAATTATTCCGCTGTTCCTGCTTATTAAGACTTTGGGGCTTATCAACAACCCGCTGTCGGTCATACTCATTTTCCTTGCGATGGCCCTGCCCTCCACGGTGTTCATTCTGGCTGGGTTCATGAAGGGTATTCCCCTGGAGTTGGAGTATGCAGCCAAAATCGACGGCTGCCACGACTTTGCCATCTATAGGCTGGTGGTCATGCCGATGGTCGCCCCGGCTGTCGCCCTGGTTACCATCTACAACGCCGTTCCTATTTGGAACGACTTCTTCTTCCCCTTGGTCTTTTTGCAGTCGGATAAGGTGAAGACACTCCCGGTGGGACTGTCAACGTTCTTCGGCCAGCATAGTACCAACTGGAGCCTGTTGTTCACCGGCCTTTCCATTGCCATACTGCCTATGTTGGTGCTGTACCTTTTCATGTCCAAGTATTTCATCAAGGGAATGACCGCAGGTGCGGTCAAATAG